In Lentibacillus sp. JNUCC-1, the genomic window CTTGAAGTGGTTCCGGACCTCCACCTGAAAAAATCCTTCTCACTAAGTCGTGCTTTAAATCGGGTGTTTCTTGGGTTTCATCGTTTTTAATGATTGTTTGATTTGCCTGCAATTGTTGTAAAAAACTGAGCAATGAACGTTCTTCAACGTTGTTAAGGGCCAAATCCTGATCAGAGATGTCCTGTGAGTAGGCATTTGGCTGACTATCTGAGTTATGACGTACGTGTTGCAGCATCAATTGAAAACCGTCTGCTACAGTTGAACTGTCGGCTTTATCATTGTTTAAAGATTGTCCCAACGATGATCGACCATGAATTACATCTTGTTGTTTTAACATTTGCATCGCATTCATTGTTTCACCTCCTTTCAAAGTTATGGTTTGTGTTCAACAAAAGCCTTGGTTAGTTGTGCTGCCTGTTCCGGTTTCATAGACTCGAGAATTTGGCCTCTTACATCTGTTGATACCTGCTCCAGAAGTTCAACTGCGAGTGTGTTGTCCATTTGGTCAATGATTAAAGCAGCCTGGGCGGCGTCCATTTTGTTGAACGATTGAGCAATTGATGCAAACACTTCTTTGTTTTGTCCAGTTTGTACAGCCTCGGGCTGGGTCTCTTGGGCTCTTTCCAATTTGACTATTTCCTGTTCCAGTTCTCTGTTGGAAGTTTGCAGTTGTTGTATGGTTTGGTTTAATTCCTTAATATCTTCATTTTTGTTAGCCAACTTTTTCTGCCAGATTTCATCGGCATTTTGCGTCGCTTCTTTTTCAGCCTGCTCTTCTTCAGCTGCTAAAAAGGCGGAAATGCCAGGGATATACTCAGCTTTTTCCTTCGCCCAGCCTGTTACATTAACACCTGCGTAACCAAGAACAATGACAGCTAACACGCAAGCGGCCATAAAAGGAATGATGATCGTAAACACTATCCAAATAAGTGGAGAAGATTGCTTTTCTTTACCGTTTAGGTTTAAGTTTTTTGCCATACCATCACCTGTTCTTTAAATACTGTTGTACAGATGTCTCATCCATTGTTTTATGTTCTCTTTTCTCTAACTGCTGCCGAGTGGCAGTGTGTCGCCGATCGATAATGGTCTCATATTTTTTTACCTCAATGTGAGCGTTTAACAGTTGATCTTGCTTTGCTTCCATATCTTCACGTGCCTGTTGAACTTCCTGCTGCAGACTGTGAATATGTTCGCTCAATCTTTCTATGTATGCCAGCTGCTCTTTAATGGTTTCTAATTGAACCGGTTTATGTAAATACTGTTCATATGAATCCTCAGCCTGCTCTTTTTTTCGCAGCAGTTGGTATAGCTGTGTTGCTATATCTTCAAATGAGAGTGTTGATTGATCATATGCTTTTTGAGCTGTTTGTTTTTCGTTTTTTCTAAGCCGTAGAATTTTGGTTAAGGCAAGTGTATCAGCCATTAATTATGTCCTCCTTGAAGCAGCAAGTGCATCTTTTCAATCGATTCCTGGAGTGTATGATACTCATAAACGCCTTGTTTTAAAAATGCTTGTATTTTAGGGTGAAATTGGATAGCCTGATCAATTGAACGATCTGATCCTCTCTTGTAAGCACCAATTTGAATGAGTTCAGCATTGTTTTCATAGGTGGCCAACAGCGACCGCATTTGCTGACTTGTTTCCTGATGTTCAGATGATACGATACGGTTCATGGTCCTGCTGACGGATTTCAAAATATTGATGGCTGGAAATTGCCCCTGTTCAGCTAGCTTCCTGTCCAGAACAAAATGGCCATCGAGAATTCCTCGAACAGTATCTGAAATCGGTTCATTTAAATCATCGCCATCAACAAGCACCGTATAAAAAGCTGTGATTGCACCACTGTCACTTGTTCCCGTTCGTTCCAAGAGTTTCGGCAAATTGGCAAACACGCTTGGGGTGTATCCCTTCGTCGTCGGGGTTCTCCTGTTGCCAACCCGACTTCACGTTGTGCCATGGCAAATCTGGTTACGGAATCCATTAGGAGATTCACATGGAAACCTTGATCACGAAAATATTCACTGATAGCTGTTGCTGTGTACGCGCCTTTAATCCGCATTAATGCAGGCTGGTCAGATGTTGCAGCCACGACAACAGATTTAGCAAGACCCTCTTCTCCAAGATCGTTCTCCAGAAATTCTCTTACCTCTCTGCCGCGTTCTCCGATTAAAGCGATCACGTTAATATCTGCACTGCTGTTTCTGGCTATCATGCCCAGCAATGTGCTCTTACCGACCCCACTGCCTGCAAAAATACCTATTCTTTGACCTTTCCCGACTGTAAGCAGACTATCAATTGCTTTAACCCCCACTTGAACGGGCTCCTTGATTGGCGCTCTTGATAACGGATTGGGAGGTGTTCGTTCAGTCTGGAAGCTTGCAAGTCCTTTCGCAAGTGGTGTGCCGTCTAGTGGCGTGCCCAAAGAATTCAACACCTTACCGATCAAACCGCGGCCGATTTTAATTGTTAACGGATCACCGCTGGCCTCTACAATACACCCTGGACCGATATCACTTACCTCTGCATAAGGCATCAAAATAATTTTTTCTTCGTCAAACCCGACCACTTCGGACAGAACCGGTTTTTTATCTTGCTTAACAGGATGTATATAACACACTTCTCCGAGTCTCACATCCGGGCCAAGTGATTCAATCATCAGGCCAACTGCCCGGAGTACTTTTCCGTACCGTTTATAAGGATCGGTTTGATCAATTCGATTTATGTAGGACATCACATTCATTGGTTTTGCTCCCTTGTATAATCCAGCAAACTTTTCCTTATTTGGGTCAACTGTGTGTCGATTCCTGCGTCAATTTGCCCGTAAGGGTGTTCAATCAAACATTGGTTTCTGACCATGTCTTCCTTAATATACAGATTCAAAGTTGAGTTCTCTCCTATTAGTTGGACCAACTCGTCTTTTTGCTTGAGTACTTGTTCATAGTTTTCTGGTGATAGATAAATAGATACATCAGACTGATTCTTTAACTCATTGATTGCGTGATGAACGATGGTTAAGAAAGACTCGGGGTTTTTCTCTAAGTGACTGTGCAAGATCTTTTCAGCAGTTCTGATTCCCAGATCTAAAATAGCGTCAGTACTTTTTTGAACAGTTTCATAGTAATCACTCTTACCGAGGTCTACGATACTATTTGCTTGTTGAAGCAATTCACTGTATGACTTCAACGCTTCTTCTTTGCCACTTGAAAACCCTTGTTCATAACCTTCCCTCTGTGCTTCTTCTATCCACCCTTGTTTTTCTTCTGCCCATTTTCTTTTTTCCTCGTGAATACTTGTATTTGTTTCTTCTATAAGCGCACTTTGTTCTTCTTTTAGTCGAGTGATATCATTTTTCAACAGTTCAACTTGTTCTTCGGCTTGCTGGACGGAGATTTCTTCATCGGGTGTTTCATGATTGGGGCGTTTTGAAATATGAATGGGCTTAATCCTTATTTGTTTAATATGATGTGATAAATTAGACAATAATATCATCTCCGCCGCCGCGTGCTATGACGATTTCGCCGATTTCTTCCAGCCTGCGAATCGTACCAACGATCCGTGTTTGAGCCTCTTCTACGTCCCGCAGTCTGACAGGTCCCATGAATTCCATCTCTTCTTTAAACGTTTCTGCCATTCTTTGTGACATGTTTTTAAATACAATATCTTTTACCTCATCACTGGCGACTTTAAGAGAAAGTCTCAGATCTTCATTATCCACTTCCCGCACTACTCGCTGGATTGCTCGGTTATCAAGAATAACAATATCTTCAAATACAAACATCCGCTTCTTAATTTCTTCTGCGAGATCCGGGTCCTGAACTTCAAGAGCATCAAGTATCGTCCGTTCTGTACTGCGGTCAACACCATTCAATACTTCGACTACAGCAGGTATGCCGCCAGTCTGAGCATAATCTTCTGTTAATGAGGAGGAGATTTTCCGCTCAAGAATTTGTTCAACCTGACTGATAATATCCGGGGAGGTTGAGTCCATCAAAGCGATCCGTCTTGCAATGTCAGCTTGAAGCTCCTCAGGTAAACCTGATAAGATTTGACCAGCTTGTTCTGCATCTAAGTAAGATAGTACGAGTGCTATTGTTTGAGGGTGTTCATTTTGTATAAAGTTTAATAGCTGCATGGGGTCAGCTTTGCGGGCAAAATCAAAAGGTCTTACCTGCAATGAAGATGTTAACCGGTTAATAATATTTGTTGCCTCATCTTCCCCAAATGCTTTTTCCAAAACGGTTTTGGCATAGCCAATCCCTCCTTGGGAAATGTAATCCTGCGCAAGCGCAATTTGATGAAACTGATCCAGTACGTCCTCTTTAATCGTTTTATCCACCTTTTTAACTGAAGAGATCTCCAGACTCAATTTTTCAATTTCTTCTTCAGTTAAATGTTTGTACACTTGAGCTGAAACATCAGGTCCCATGGAAATTAATAATACAGCAGCTTTCTGTTTACCAGATAAAGTTTTTTGTCTCGCCACGATCACACCCCTACTCTTCAGATATCCAACTGCGAAGAAGTTTGGCGAATTCTTCCGGTCTATCTTTGGCCATTTTTTCAAGTTGTTTTCTTCTGATCGTTTCTTCTGATTCTTCTTGAGTCTCAAGGTCAGGAATTTCAGGCTGCTCTGGTGCAGGCATTGTTGTTTCAGTTACCTCTTCTACTTTACCTTTGCGTTTTGTCCTTACAAGCAGGATTAAAAGTAAAATAATAACCAGTAAGAGTGCACCTGCAGTAATGTATAGCCATAACGGTATAACTGGAGCAGGCGTCTCGGGCATTTTAAGGTCATCACTGAACTCCTGGAATACAATTGACGTTTTTTCATCTGGATTAATCTCACCGTAATCCTTATCAATCGAGGTGTTGATCATTGAATCCAGTATGGAGGATATTCCTGCTCTAACTGCTTCTTCATCTTGAGCTGTTAAATACTGAACATCATTATCCGAACGGGATTTAACATTATCAACAGCTACCTGAACGCCAAGGTCCCTAATCTTATATGGACTTTCGACAATGTTTTTCCTTATCCTATTGTATTCATT contains:
- a CDS encoding MotE family protein; the protein is MAKNLNLNGKEKQSSPLIWIVFTIIIPFMAACVLAVIVLGYAGVNVTGWAKEKAEYIPGISAFLAAEEEQAEKEATQNADEIWQKKLANKNEDIKELNQTIQQLQTSNRELEQEIVKLERAQETQPEAVQTGQNKEVFASIAQSFNKMDAAQAALIIDQMDNTLAVELLEQVSTDVRGQILESMKPEQAAQLTKAFVEHKP
- the fliJ gene encoding flagellar export protein FliJ, with the protein product MADTLALTKILRLRKNEKQTAQKAYDQSTLSFEDIATQLYQLLRKKEQAEDSYEQYLHKPVQLETIKEQLAYIERLSEHIHSLQQEVQQAREDMEAKQDQLLNAHIEVKKYETIIDRRHTATRQQLEKREHKTMDETSVQQYLKNR
- the fliH gene encoding flagellar assembly protein FliH, yielding MSNLSHHIKQIRIKPIHISKRPNHETPDEEISVQQAEEQVELLKNDITRLKEEQSALIEETNTSIHEEKRKWAEEKQGWIEEAQREGYEQGFSSGKEEALKSYSELLQQANSIVDLGKSDYYETVQKSTDAILDLGIRTAEKILHSHLEKNPESFLTIVHHAINELKNQSDVSIYLSPENYEQVLKQKDELVQLIGENSTLNLYIKEDMVRNQCLIEHPYGQIDAGIDTQLTQIRKSLLDYTREQNQ
- the fliG gene encoding flagellar motor switch protein FliG, whose protein sequence is MARQKTLSGKQKAAVLLISMGPDVSAQVYKHLTEEEIEKLSLEISSVKKVDKTIKEDVLDQFHQIALAQDYISQGGIGYAKTVLEKAFGEDEATNIINRLTSSLQVRPFDFARKADPMQLLNFIQNEHPQTIALVLSYLDAEQAGQILSGLPEELQADIARRIALMDSTSPDIISQVEQILERKISSSLTEDYAQTGGIPAVVEVLNGVDRSTERTILDALEVQDPDLAEEIKKRMFVFEDIVILDNRAIQRVVREVDNEDLRLSLKVASDEVKDIVFKNMSQRMAETFKEEMEFMGPVRLRDVEEAQTRIVGTIRRLEEIGEIVIARGGGDDIIV